In the genome of Dermacentor andersoni chromosome 3, qqDerAnde1_hic_scaffold, whole genome shotgun sequence, one region contains:
- the LOC126525226 gene encoding uncharacterized protein, producing MEQQYASASAQQQPPRRRSGLPLPSPPVGGAVSHTPAGSLRRAALRSTFLLFLPSRRLLHLFLTRRRAAAAAAAKCSPAALHIAGGHSNRLPPRYIPTRRCCRLLPLAVSRRRLLRPRRLLRSPASCHPSSPTVLCHRTRVEDQQRTSQPVVTEAASMAAAASASASSVARSVLGLLKTVARDVLAVLAVLFFFLTPVAALPYTRAYVPNTYTLINSHCSAWALRILTWLLLLPGTVSVVLVLIVLPPLCIPRRWKYRAVIENYKVGPQTTFRWESPFFDRKYRL from the coding sequence CAGTACGCATCGGCGTCGGCGCAGCAGCAGCCCCCGCGACGACGATCTGGTCTGCCGCTGCCGTCTCCCCCCGTCGGGGGCGCGGTGAGTCACACCCCGGCGGGAAGCCTGCGCCGCGCGGCGCTCCGCTCCaccttcctcctcttcctccccaGCCGCCGGCTTCTGCACCTCTTCCTCACCCGACggcgtgcggcagcagcagcagcggccaaGTGTTCCCCCGCTGCTCTTCACATCGCCGGCGGCCACTCAAACCGGCTGCCGCCACGGTACATCCCCACCcgccgctgctgtcgtctgctgccGCTCGCTGTCAGCCGGCGCCGGCTCCTTCGCCCTCGGCGTCTGCTCCGCTCGCCGGCTTCCTGTCATCCGTCGTCGCCGACAGTTCTCTGTCACCGAACACGAGTCGAAGATCAGCAGCGGACCTCCCAGCCGGTGGTTACCGAAGCGGCAAGCATGGCCGCCGCCGCCTCCGCATCGGCGTCCTCCGTGGCCCGCTCCGTGCTCGGGCTGCTCAAGACCGTGGCGCGCGACGTGCTCGCCGTACTGGCCGTGCTCTTCTTCTTCCTGACACCCGTGGCCGCGCTGCCATACACGCGCGCCTACGTGCCCAACACGTACACGCTCATCAACTCCCACTGCTCGGCCTGGGCGTTGCGAATTCTCACCTGGCTTCTGCTGCTTCCCGGCACAGTGTCCGTGGTGCTAGTGCTCATCGTGCTGCCGCCGCTGTGCATACCGCGCCGCTGGAAGTACCGGGCCGTCATCGAGAACTACAAGGTTGGGCCGCAGACCACATTCCGCTGGGAGTCGCCTTTCTTCGACCGAAAGTACCGACTCTGA